A segment of the Streptomyces diastaticus subsp. diastaticus genome:
CCCCACCTGCCGGTACTGAGCCGTTTTCTTCCCCTCGAACTCCCAGTACGCGGGGAAGCCCTGGATAAGCGCAGCTTGTTCGACCGTCAGCATGGGGCCGCGCTTCTGCGTGAGGTTCCCCAGATCCCGGTCACGGTCGATGATCTTGTCTTCGTCATTGGCTACCCCCATGCCATTGACGCCGAGCGCCTTCCACGCCTTCTTGGCCCGGCTAGGACCGAGGTCAGCGCCGCCGTGCTTCTTCGAGCCCCCGACCAGAGTCGGCGCGACCGTACCGAGCTTCGCCTGGTCCCACCACTGCTTGAACAGCGGTGAGTCTTTACCACCGAGACGCCGGGCCATGGACTCCTCAAGCGCCTCCGCCACCGTCGTCAGTGTCTTGCGAGGCGCGGGCCAGTCGAACCCTCTGTACTGGTCCTTCCGGATGGCTACCAGAATCGCTCGCGGCCGCAGTTGCGGAACTCCGTAATCCTGAGCGTGCAGGACGTTCCAGCCACAGATCACATAGTCGGATTTACGCAGCCGGTTCTTGATGTGATTGCGGTAGTACCGGAACTTGGGCTCCGGCTCCACTAGGCCCCGCACGTTCTCAATCATCACCGCGCGTGGACGGAGCTGGTCAACGAGATCCAGCATTCTAGGGAAGAGATCCCGCTCGTCGTCGCGGCCGAGCTGTTTGCCCGCAGCGGAGAACGGCGGGCAGGGAACACCGCCAGCCAAGAGGTCAAGATCTCCTGGCCGCAGGAATTCAGCCTGCCCCTGCCGCCCTTCCTTCTCCATTGACGCGAAAGGGTTCAGTACGCTTTCGAGCGGATTGAATTCGTTGACATCCTCATTCAGGATGAGGCAGTGCTCCCGCTCCCATGCCCACTGAGGATGCTTCGCCACGTTACGGGCGAGCGTCGCGGCGGCATGGGGGTCGATCTCCACGAGCGCCAGATGGCGGAAGTTCGCGGCGTGCAAACCGACCGCCTGACCGCCAGCACCGGCACAGATCTCAATCGAGGTCAGCCTGTCGGCGGTGCTCATGATCGGCTTCTCCTGGGGTGCAGTACTGGCAGACACGCAAGTGTCGCACCTTAGCCACCCCAGGAGAACACTGAACCCCCTCCCACCGGCTGCGACCGCCCCCGAGACAGGGCCAGTCACCCCAGACCACGGAGCCTGGAAGCGGCCCGGCCCCCTGCAGACACCTGGTGGCGCCGGCCCGGAGCCGGGCGTCACTGAGCACGCCCAGTCAACTACTGACGAGTGTCCTCGAGGTAACTCATCAGCGCTCGCACATCCCCCATGTCCATACCGGCGGCAATCGAGGGCTCCTCCTGCAGGTCCGCGAGTTGCTGGACTGAGGGGTCGTCCAGGATCCTCCCCATGAACTCCAGCTTCTGCTCCAGGCGGAGAGCTACCACCTCATCAATGGTCCGCTCCGCGGCCAGGACAGTTACCCGGGTCTCGGCGTCCGGCGCGAGGCCCAGGCGGTGGATGCGGTCGAGGCTCTGCAGGAAGCGGCCGGCCATGAAGTCCCGGTCGACGTACACCGCGTCGTGGCACTCACGGTGCAGGCTGATCCCCTCTCCGAGAGTGGCCGGGTTGGAGAGCAGCACCATGCAGTCCGGATCGGTACGGAAGCGCCGGATCTCCTCCTCGCGATCCGGGGTTCCGCCATGGACCACGGCCGGCTGGAACGCGGCGAACAACCGTTCCATGGTCGTCAAACTGCGCACGAAGGTCGTCCAGACCAGAGTCTTACGCCCGGTCGCGGCGTTCTCGGAGACGATTTTCAGCGCCTCCTTGTACTTCGGGGAAAGCTCATACGAGGGCAGCTCCCTCATCAGCGTGAAGAGCGAGTCGCTGGCCGACACCTCCAGGGGCGGCACCCGGTAGGTAAGCGGCTCGTACCGGCTCTCCGCCTCGCCGAGGAGAGCGGGGCTTGTCGCTGCCATCAGCAGGCGAAGCATGGCCTTGCCAAGCGCGTCGAAGTTCTCGCGGTCCGCTGAAGCCCGGGCGGAATACCGGCCGACCAGAGCGTCATAGATCTCCCGGTGCAGCGACCCATCCGGGAACGGGACGTAGCGGATCCGCGTCTCGAAGGGCGGCAGGCCCAGCTCCCGTTTGGTCGTCCTGGTGAACATCGGCCTCAGCACCTGGCTGGCGTAGGCGAGATCGCCACCACCGACCGCGTTGGTGACGATCCGGCCCCCCTGGCCCGGCCAGACGAAGGACAGCAAGTTCTCCAGGTCCCTGGCGCCGTTGGGCGCCGGGGTCCCGGTGAGGATCAGCCGCCGCCGGCTGAGCGGTCCCAGTGCCATGCACGCACTGCCGTAGATGCCACGTGTGCCGAGCTTCATCCTGTGCGCCTCGTCGAGGATGACCATGGACGGGGCGGCACGGAGCCAGGCCGCGAGGGCGTTGAGCGACTTGTCGAGGCGCTCGTAGTTCAGGATGAGGATTTCAGCGGACGGGTCGGGGGCGCCCGCCATCACGGTGGTGACGGGCGACTCCTTGAAGCACCCACCGGCTTCGGACAGCCAGGACTCGTATGCGGACTTCGGACTCACCACGAGGAGCCGGCGAACCTTGCCCTGCTCTTTCATCGCGGAGTACACGGCCATCCCGACGCGGGTCTTACCCGCGCCTGGGACGCTGAAATTGGCGCCATGCTGCATGGAGAGCAGGTGAGCGATGTCCCGCCGCTGGAAGCTGGTGAGGTTCGCTCTCCAGTTCGCGCCCAGTCTGCTCACGACTTCGTCCTCGCCGATGAGCTGAGCGGGCGCGCCTTGGAGCTGACGTTCCACGAGCTCGGAGTCGTCCATGACGCCCTCGACGAGCGCCAGCAACTCGTTGTCCCACTCGACGTTGTCGTCAGGCCAGTCAGCCAGCGCTTCGATGCCGGCGAGGAAGTCGTCAAGCCCGACTTCAGCCACCAGCAGGCTTCGCTGGCCGCCCACGGAGAAACGTATAGACAGCGAGGCCAGATCCCGCTGGAACGGCTCGGACGCGCGGAGCACCACCTTGGTCCTGGTGATGTCGAAGCCAACCGTGAGCGAATACTGAGTTGACTCGGTCACGCCCGCCCCCTGCTGATCACGTCGAGAAGCCAGGCCACGCCGTCCCCGGGCTCAGCCACGCTGCGCCTGGCCTCCCGCGCGAGCTTCTCCAGGCTCGTCCTGAGCCTCTGGACGGAGTCGTCGAGCGACTCCTCGTCAAGGCTGTTCGACGCACGGGCGAATCCGATGTCGACGGTGCACTGCTCGATGTCCTGGCAAGCGTCATTCAGACGGTCGGACGCTGCCTGCTTCCGCTTACGCACACGCGCGTCCTTGCCAGCGGGTTCCAGAGCATCCTCAATCGCCGTCCGCGCGCCCCGCACGACTCGAGAAGCGCCCTCGGCCTCCGCGCCACCCCCGGCCCGCTCAAGCGCCATGGCCCGCAGGACCTCGTTGGTGAACGCCTGCGCCTCAAGATAGGGCTGGGCGCCCGTCTTCACCGTGCGCGTCATCCCCGGGATGCTACGTTCCTTAGGAGCGGATACCTCCCCCTTGAGGAACGACGGCAGACGAGTCCCCAGGTACCGGTCCCGGAAGTCCGATTCGATGAGACGCACATCGGTCTTGGAGAACTTCAGGGCGATCGCGGCGAGCCTGCTCTCCTTCATCAGGTCCGCACGGTCCCGGTTCTGCTTGGACTCTTTCACCCACGCCCGGTAAAGCTCACGCAGCTTCTCCTTGGCATCCTCAAAGTCAAGAAGCTGCAACTGGACGGCGCCGGCACGCGACCTTCTACGCAGGTCCTCAAGCGTCGAGAGGATCCACATATCCGCTTCTACGGTTTCAGCACGCTTGCGGAAAATCTTCGCGATCTCTGCGACCGGGCGCCCCAGCTCCAGCAGTTCCTGCATCGCGATAAGCTCGTTGATATACGAGTAGTCACGCCGCTTATCCTGGCGGAGCTGCAGCGAGAGTTCCACCGCATTGATATCCGCCCAGGTGCAGGAGGCCGGCAGCACCCCTACGCGGATATGCGGAACGCCCAGCTTCCTGAGTGCGGCGGCACGGGTGTTGCCGTTCACCAGGACGCCTTCCCTGGTGATCAGGCCGGGCTCGTTCTGCCGGTGCTCCTTGAGGCTGTCCTTCAGTTCCTCGAACGCGGGGTCCTGCCTGGAGGGATCATCCGGCTTGGCCTGCAGGAGACCCTGCAGGTAGTCCTGGCTCTCCGGGCTCCAGGGATCGTCTTCCAGCCGGCTGTCCTTCTCCGGACTGAAACTCCGCTGGGCCCGGATGCGGTGGGTGGCAGGGTTGAGGTAGAGATCCGCCACCGGCATGTCGATAACCTCGACGACCGTCGGCTGGGTCCGCCACTCGACGGTCAGGGTCTCCCTCAAGCCCTGACCGGTCGCCGCCTCCTTGAGACGTCGGTCCACGGTCTCGCGGTTCTCCGCGGCGCGAGGCGGCTCGCCGAAGTCCTTGCTCATGTTTTCCTCCGAAAGAAACAGCCAGGATCTGGGCGGGGCCGACCGGCCCCGCCCAGGATGAAAGAGAGGAGCGGATTTTCTAGATCCCGAGAACCGCGCGGACCCGCTCGCGGGACTCAGCAGGGAGCGTGCAGTAGGACGCCCAGATCTCTTCGACCTTGCTGAAATCCCTCTGGTCGTTCTTCATCCACGAGATGAGCACGTCGCGCTCAAAGCCACCAAGGCCAGAGATCTTCAGCTCGATATTCTCAAACTCCACCTTCAGCCCGCGGCCGCCCACGCGACAGCGATTGCACTCGGCGACGAGTTCGATCTTCTCCGTGCCGTCGGCCTGACTTACCGGCCTACGGGCGATGTCGATCTGCGCGGCCTCAAGTCCGTCGCTGTACTCCCCGCCGGCCGCGATACCGCATGACCGGCACATGTTGCCGTCGGCGACAAGGACTTCACGGCGGCGCTTGTCCGTGATGGAAGCGCGCGGGGAACTGCCGCCGCTGCCGGGCTTCCACACCTCCTCGCCGGCCAGCACGAAGCGCTGCTCATGCTGGCCGAGCGTGACGTCCTCGCGGTTCGTATGGATCTGCCACCCGCGGCGGCGCAAATCACGTACGCGGCGATCCGCCTGGGCGACGCCGGGAAAGGCGCCGGCCACGTCTGTCTTGGTGAAGGTATTGCCCTCACCGATGACCTGGACCAGCCACAAGGCCGCCCGCTTCATCGTTCCGAGCTTCGGATCGGTCCACTCCGGCATACCCATACCGCACCCCCTGAGAATCGGTCAGCCAGTCAGCGCGCCGGGGGAGGCCAGGCAGCGGGGCCTGCCCCGGCGGTCGCCACAACCATGACCCGGCCACCCAGGGCAATTCCAGCTCCCGGAGACTTTCACCGGCTCGCGTAAGTCACACCGGCCCTGGAGCCCTTTCCCTGACCCACGGCTTCTTCGACAATCAGGCCCTTAACCTGTTCTGGCGTACCGCCCGAAGAGAGGATGCCGTGGCCCCGAGAACGCAGAGCTGGAAGGCCTTCCCGCCAGAATGCCCCGACGAGAAGCGCTTGCTCGCCACCTGCCTGCGCAAGGTGAAGGACTGCACGGATCTCACGCAGCAGCAGGTCGCTGCGGAATGCGGGATCGCCACGAGCACACTGAACGGCTACCTCAACGCCCGGAACCAGCCAACGTCAGAGATGCTCCGCCGGATCTACCACGTCGTAAAGAAGGACGCCGACCTGTCCGGAGTCCTCCTTCCGCACTCCCTGCGTGAGCTGGAGGCGATACTTTCCAGCCAGACCGACGACCTTCGTCCAGCCAGCCAGAAGCCGGCCGTCCGGATCTCGCACCGGAGCCACGGCACGAAGTACGCCCGGCGGCGCAGATCGCGGGCGAACAAGCGTGTGCGGGTGCCGGTCCCCCCTCAAAGGGGGGACCGGCACCCGCACACGGTCCTGGGTGAAGGCTGGACGGGCCTGGAGACACTCATCGACCGCCTTCTGCGGCATCAGACGCAGGACGCCTTCTTCATGATCTGGCAGTCCGCGATGACTCTCCCGGCTCCCGAGATTCCCAACGTGGTCGCGTCGTGCCGTTCAGCCGGGCTCTCCGACGCCGCTGACGCCGTGATCACCAATGCCGCGCGCAGGGACCTGGAGGCCGTCCTGCTCATAGCTGCGTGCTTCCACGAAGCCCACCAGTACGAGGACGCCACGCTGCTTCTCAGCTCCGCCACCGTGGCGGCCAGCGCCGCACGGGGCAGTTGACCGCTGGCCACGCTCAGCGCCAGGTGGGGCCGCCGCCTGTCGGGAAGCCTCAGTTCCGCGCCGGCGCGAGAATTCGGCACGCCGCCC
Coding sequences within it:
- a CDS encoding DNA cytosine methyltransferase, with the protein product MSTADRLTSIEICAGAGGQAVGLHAANFRHLALVEIDPHAAATLARNVAKHPQWAWEREHCLILNEDVNEFNPLESVLNPFASMEKEGRQGQAEFLRPGDLDLLAGGVPCPPFSAAGKQLGRDDERDLFPRMLDLVDQLRPRAVMIENVRGLVEPEPKFRYYRNHIKNRLRKSDYVICGWNVLHAQDYGVPQLRPRAILVAIRKDQYRGFDWPAPRKTLTTVAEALEESMARRLGGKDSPLFKQWWDQAKLGTVAPTLVGGSKKHGGADLGPSRAKKAWKALGVNGMGVANDEDKIIDRDRDLGNLTQKRGPMLTVEQAALIQGFPAYWEFEGKKTAQYRQVGNAFPPPVAEAVGYAIAEALQRTGELHDDPTPEFEPEEDPALTAVQESFSDTWPRSASDRSMVPS
- a CDS encoding DEAD/DEAH box helicase, producing the protein MTESTQYSLTVGFDITRTKVVLRASEPFQRDLASLSIRFSVGGQRSLLVAEVGLDDFLAGIEALADWPDDNVEWDNELLALVEGVMDDSELVERQLQGAPAQLIGEDEVVSRLGANWRANLTSFQRRDIAHLLSMQHGANFSVPGAGKTRVGMAVYSAMKEQGKVRRLLVVSPKSAYESWLSEAGGCFKESPVTTVMAGAPDPSAEILILNYERLDKSLNALAAWLRAAPSMVILDEAHRMKLGTRGIYGSACMALGPLSRRRLILTGTPAPNGARDLENLLSFVWPGQGGRIVTNAVGGGDLAYASQVLRPMFTRTTKRELGLPPFETRIRYVPFPDGSLHREIYDALVGRYSARASADRENFDALGKAMLRLLMAATSPALLGEAESRYEPLTYRVPPLEVSASDSLFTLMRELPSYELSPKYKEALKIVSENAATGRKTLVWTTFVRSLTTMERLFAAFQPAVVHGGTPDREEEIRRFRTDPDCMVLLSNPATLGEGISLHRECHDAVYVDRDFMAGRFLQSLDRIHRLGLAPDAETRVTVLAAERTIDEVVALRLEQKLEFMGRILDDPSVQQLADLQEEPSIAAGMDMGDVRALMSYLEDTRQ
- a CDS encoding ParB/RepB/Spo0J family partition protein, giving the protein MSKDFGEPPRAAENRETVDRRLKEAATGQGLRETLTVEWRTQPTVVEVIDMPVADLYLNPATHRIRAQRSFSPEKDSRLEDDPWSPESQDYLQGLLQAKPDDPSRQDPAFEELKDSLKEHRQNEPGLITREGVLVNGNTRAAALRKLGVPHIRVGVLPASCTWADINAVELSLQLRQDKRRDYSYINELIAMQELLELGRPVAEIAKIFRKRAETVEADMWILSTLEDLRRRSRAGAVQLQLLDFEDAKEKLRELYRAWVKESKQNRDRADLMKESRLAAIALKFSKTDVRLIESDFRDRYLGTRLPSFLKGEVSAPKERSIPGMTRTVKTGAQPYLEAQAFTNEVLRAMALERAGGGAEAEGASRVVRGARTAIEDALEPAGKDARVRKRKQAASDRLNDACQDIEQCTVDIGFARASNSLDEESLDDSVQRLRTSLEKLAREARRSVAEPGDGVAWLLDVISRGRA
- a CDS encoding helix-turn-helix domain-containing protein, with protein sequence MAPRTQSWKAFPPECPDEKRLLATCLRKVKDCTDLTQQQVAAECGIATSTLNGYLNARNQPTSEMLRRIYHVVKKDADLSGVLLPHSLRELEAILSSQTDDLRPASQKPAVRISHRSHGTKYARRRRSRANKRVRVPVPPQRGDRHPHTVLGEGWTGLETLIDRLLRHQTQDAFFMIWQSAMTLPAPEIPNVVASCRSAGLSDAADAVITNAARRDLEAVLLIAACFHEAHQYEDATLLLSSATVAASAARGS